DNA sequence from the Streptomyces sp. NBC_01497 genome:
GCTCTCGTGGTCGGCCACCAGCCGGTAGTGGGTGTACGCGCCGGGATGCGCGACGGTGAACGGCCGCGTCTGCTTGTCCCAGGTGAAGGACTGGCCCGAGCGCCGGTCCACCGTCGTCCAGTGGCTGCCGTCCGTGGAGCCCTGGAGCTGCCAGCCGTCCGGCGCCTTGGTGTGGTCCGAGGACGTCAGGGTGTACTGGGTCCCCTCGACCGCGGCGCCCGAGGTTCCGAGCGGCAGGTCCGTCGCCGTGAAGGTGGCGGCGGTGTCCGAAGTGTTGTCGAAGAGCGCGCCGGAGCCCGACAGTGCGTCGGTGCGCGGCGTCGGCGCCGTGTCGCCCTTGGTGATGGACGTCGGGCCGTCCTCGGCCCCGCTGCCCCACGCGGACGGCTTCGGGCCCATCGCGAAGTCGAGCGTCCCGCCCTTGGAGAGCAGGTCGTTCGGGAGGGACGTGGAGTCCCAGCGCTTGCCGTTGAACTTCACGCCCTGGATGTAGACGTTCTTCGTGTTGTTCTTCGGGGCGTTGACGGTCAGCGTGCGACCGCCGTCCAGGTGGAGGGTCGCCTGGGTGAACAGCGGGGAGCCGATGCTGTAGTCACCGCTGCCCATCACCAGGGGGTAGAAGCCCAGCGACGAGAAGATGTACCAGGCCGACTGCTCGCCGTTGTCCTCGTCGCCGTGGTAGCCCTGCCCGATGTCGCTGCCGGTGTACAGGCGGGACAGCACCTCGCGCACGTTGGCCTGGGTCTTGTAGGGCTGGCCGGCGGCGTCGTACATGTACGTGATGCCGTGCGAGGGCTGGTTGTTCTGGCCCAGCTCGCCCATCCGGGTGTCACGTGCCTCGGTCATCTCGTGGATGACACCGCCGTAGGCGCCGGTGAACTGCGCGGTCTCCGGGGTGGAGAAGAAGGTGTCGAGCTTCTTCGCGAGCCCGGCGCGGCCTCCGTACACGTCGGCCAGGCCCCGGGTGTCCTGGGGCACGGTGAAGGAGTAGCCCCAGCCGTTGCTCTCGGTGTAGTCGCCGCCCCATTCGCGCGGGTCGTACTGGTCGGCCGGCAGGTGCCAGTCGCCCTTGTCGTCGCGGCCCTGGAAGAAGCCCACCTGCTTGTCGTACAGCTCGACGTAGTCCTGGGACCGGTTGAGGAAGTACGAGGACTCTTCCTTGTACCGCTTCTTGCCCGTCTTCTTGTACAGCGCCGCGCCCATCTGCGAGATGCCGTAGTCGTTGACGTAGCCCTCCATCGCCCAGGAGAAGCCCTCACCGGTGCTGGTGGTGGTGTACCCGAGGAACGGCGAGGTGGCCATGCCCTTGCGGCCGACACCGGAGGACGGCGGCACGACGGTGGCGTTCTTCACCGCCGCGTCGTAGGCGGCCTCGGCGTCGAACTTCACGCCCTTGACGTAGGCGTCCGAGAAGGCCACGTCGGATGAGGTGCCGGTCATCAGGTCGGCGTAGCCCGGCGAGGACCAACGCGAGGTCCAGCCGCCGTCCTTGTACTGCTGCACGAACCCGTCGACCATCTCGCCCGCCTTCTTCGGCGTGAGCAGCGAGTAGGCGGGCCAGGTGGTCCTGTACGTGTCCCAGAAGCCGTTGTTGACGAACACCTTGCCGTCGACGATCTTCGCGCCGGTGTGCGTGGTGGTGTCCTGCCCCGGCATCGCGGAGAACGGGCTGGCGTACTGGTAGACCGGCTTCTTCTTCGTACCGGTGTTCTCGTAGCCGGAGTTCGGGTACAGGTAGAGCCGGTACATGTTGGAGTAGAGCGTGGTGAGCTGGTCCTCGCTCGCGCCCTTCACCGTGATCCGGCCCATGAGCTGGTCCCACTGCGCGCGGGCGTCGTCACGGACCTTCTCGTACGAGGTGCCGTCCGGGATCTCCTGCGCCAGGTTGGCCTTCGCCTGGTCGATGCCGATCAGCGAGGTCGCCATCCGCAGGGTCACGGTGTGGCCGTGCCGGGGCGCGAACGAGAGGTAGCCGGTCACACCGCTCGAACCGCTGTCCGTGACGGGCGCGTCGAACGTCCCGTAGACGAACAGCCGCGTCGCACCGGTGGACAGGCCGCTCTTGACGTCCGAGTAGCCGGTGAAGGTGCCGTTGTCCTTGTCGAGCGTGAGGCCGCCCTGCTGGGAGACGTTGTC
Encoded proteins:
- a CDS encoding GH92 family glycosyl hydrolase, which translates into the protein MPHPQPPARPRKRRRALTVGLAALALVASAQGGALASSASATHPAKTGFSSSFETGDPAPTWTDTAETGPGGAPKVSGVNGTFTSGVPGNTNDRVTAVAASDENTGGGEVARNLTDGDSSSKWLAFTPTAWVTYDLDAPVALTSYAMTSANDHAERDPKSWSLEGSTDGKDWKTLDTQSGQSFAKRQQTVSYDLAGTPAAYAHYRLDVTANNGATDATQLADLQLVTGVTDTPPAPQMLSRVDSGPAASPTAKVGMGFTGKSALRYAGSQTAAGRGFSYNKVFDVNVAVRRDTQLSYELFPAMANGDLDYQATNVAVDLAFTDGTYLSDLGAVDQNGFGLSPRAQGDSKSLYVNQWNHRTSLIGDVAAGKTVARILVAYDAPKGPAKFQGWVDDIGLAVTPPAKPKAHLADYALTTRGTNSSGNYSRGNNFPAAAVPNGFNFWTPVTDASSDSWLYNYASTNNADNLPEMQALGLSHEPSPWMGDRQTFQVMPSAASGKPDTSRTGRALPFSHDKEEARPYEYGVTFENGLKAQVAPTDHAAMMRFTYPGKDASVIFDNVSQQGGLTLDKDNGTFTGYSDVKSGLSTGATRLFVYGTFDAPVTDSGSSGVTGYLSFAPRHGHTVTLRMATSLIGIDQAKANLAQEIPDGTSYEKVRDDARAQWDQLMGRITVKGASEDQLTTLYSNMYRLYLYPNSGYENTGTKKKPVYQYASPFSAMPGQDTTTHTGAKIVDGKVFVNNGFWDTYRTTWPAYSLLTPKKAGEMVDGFVQQYKDGGWTSRWSSPGYADLMTGTSSDVAFSDAYVKGVKFDAEAAYDAAVKNATVVPPSSGVGRKGMATSPFLGYTTTSTGEGFSWAMEGYVNDYGISQMGAALYKKTGKKRYKEESSYFLNRSQDYVELYDKQVGFFQGRDDKGDWHLPADQYDPREWGGDYTESNGWGYSFTVPQDTRGLADVYGGRAGLAKKLDTFFSTPETAQFTGAYGGVIHEMTEARDTRMGELGQNNQPSHGITYMYDAAGQPYKTQANVREVLSRLYTGSDIGQGYHGDEDNGEQSAWYIFSSLGFYPLVMGSGDYSIGSPLFTQATLHLDGGRTLTVNAPKNNTKNVYIQGVKFNGKRWDSTSLPNDLLSKGGTLDFAMGPKPSAWGSGAEDGPTSITKGDTAPTPRTDALSGSGALFDNTSDTAATFTATDLPLGTSGAAVEGTQYTLTSSDHTKAPDGWQLQGSTDGSHWTTVDRRSGQSFTWDKQTRPFTVAHPGAYTHYRLVADHESSLAEVELLH